In one window of Bacteroidales bacterium DNA:
- a CDS encoding SDR family oxidoreductase — protein sequence MSYLKISNSRILVTGGAGFIGSNLCEDLLKYNNEVICLDNFSTGKHENIADFIKFKNFHLIEGDIRDITICKKAVDGVEYVLQEAALGSVPRSINDPLNTNDNNINGFLNILVAARDAKVKRVVYAASSSTYGDSTELPKIEERIGMPLSPYAVTKYVNELYAHVFHLNYGLDIIGLRYFNVYGRRQDPNGAYAAVIPKFVIQLIAHESPVINGNGTVSRDFTYIDNVIQMNHIASLNTKAEAIGQVFNTAVGERNDLNMLVKYLKEYLSTFDPEIANINIIYGPQRKGDIPHSHASIAKAQKILGYNPSHNLQQGLKEAVKWYWGNIKLK from the coding sequence TAACGAAGTAATATGCCTGGACAATTTTTCTACAGGCAAACATGAAAATATTGCTGATTTTATTAAGTTTAAAAATTTTCATTTGATCGAAGGCGACATCCGTGATATTACAATATGTAAAAAGGCTGTTGATGGAGTTGAATATGTATTACAGGAAGCCGCATTGGGCTCTGTTCCCCGCTCTATAAATGATCCATTAAACACTAATGATAACAACATTAATGGATTTTTAAATATATTAGTAGCGGCACGTGATGCTAAAGTAAAACGTGTTGTTTATGCTGCCAGTTCTTCTACTTATGGCGACAGTACTGAATTACCAAAAATTGAAGAACGTATTGGTATGCCTCTTTCTCCTTATGCTGTTACAAAATATGTTAACGAATTGTACGCTCATGTTTTTCATTTGAATTATGGGCTGGATATTATTGGACTTCGTTATTTTAATGTATATGGTCGCCGGCAAGATCCCAACGGCGCTTATGCCGCTGTGATTCCTAAATTTGTGATACAACTCATAGCTCATGAATCGCCTGTAATTAATGGCAATGGCACAGTAAGCCGCGATTTCACATATATTGACAATGTAATCCAGATGAATCATATAGCTTCTCTCAATACAAAAGCAGAAGCCATCGGACAAGTTTTTAATACTGCAGTTGGAGAACGTAATGATTTGAATATGCTGGTGAAATATTTAAAAGAATATCTCAGCACTTTTGATCCTGAAATTGCAAATATCAATATAATTTATGGTCCGCAAAGGAAAGGCGATATTCCCCATTCGCATGCTAGTATTGCAAAAGCGCAAAAAATATTGGGTTACAATCCATCACATAACTTACAGCAAGGGTTGAAAGAAGCAGTGAAATGGTATTGGGGAAATATAAAATTAAAATAA